The genome window tttttttacctttcacATATCCGTCCCAGTGTTTCCGATAGGTCAAGTCCATGTAGACGTCTGCACACAGCTCTGGAGTGCAGGTGGAGAGCACACCAAAGACTTTGTACTCATAAAGTCCAGTTTCCTGAAAACAGCACATGAAAGTTCACTGTTCCAACTGCAGGCTCCACGCCACACCCCACAGTATGTAACTAATCCCAAAGCACACAACTCTGATTAGAGCCAGGGTTGCGTTACACCCTTTCTCACCCGGAGCGAGGAAGTGTGCTGGCTTTGACTCAGAAGTCGGGAGCACGTCTTCTCTGAAAGGCAATGTTGCCTGCAAACCACCGAATTTGACTGAATTTACGCCGGCTTATTTATTTGAAACTGATTTTTAAGAAGGTGGATAAATTGAATGCACGCAGGGCATTAAAAGGGGAATTTAACAGGTATGCATGCAAAGTGAAAaccagaggagaagaggggaagTTCATTAGGGTGAAGTAGTTTTTGCATTCTTTACTATTACATGTCACCCAGTAGATGTTCAACTAAACACAGATTACCTGGCTACTCAGCTCACAAACCCTTCTCCTGACCGTTCGGGTTTAACGGGTTGTATTACATACTGAGGGGGTTTGGTGTGACGGGCGGGAACCTGTTCAAGGGAACAGGTTCAAACAAACGGTCTGAGCTGTCTCAGCCTGACgtgggaaaaaacacacacagatcaggCAGGTGTGATAATGTTGAGATGTGGTGAGGATGGTTCagtgaagggggggggggtcaggTCTCCCTACAGACAGGCCATGTGTTTGACCTCTGAGGCCTTTTATCATGGCTGTCCTCAGCCTCAGCTGACTTGTGATCTCGGCCTGCTCTCCTGTCCTCTGAACTGAAGCTCACCTTTCTAAAACACCACCCTCCTCTCGCCTTTTTCCGGACTTTTCCCGCATCGGCCGCTAGGACGTCACAGCTGATGTATGAATGAGCGTCgtattaaaaataacagtgtCACATCAATTTGGGAAAGTaaacagagggagggggggggatgAAACCCAAACCGACCCGggctcattcattcattcattcagacagACGGACGGACGGAGGGGGTGCTCGGTTTATGTACCTGGTCGTACAGGCGGTAGATTTTCACGCCCATCGTCTCGGTGAAGAGCTCCCATCCTCCCTCCAGCTGCGGCTCATCCAGCTCCCTCCAGGCGCTCTGAAACTCCTCATCTGTGAACTGCAGCGACATGAcggctcctctctctctgttactctctctctctctctctctctctctctctctctctctttctctgggaCACCGGCTGCGACCATGGGTGGCAAACACAAAGACTTCCGGCCgcagctttcaaaataaaagcagacattcGGAGGATGCACAACCTGGCAACATATTTAATCAAAGTACCTGGACTGTACTGAAAGAATAGCTCTGAGCACAGGGGCCCCCACTTCATCAAAAGACCCCCAGATAATAGAGTACTTTTGTCTCTATTTAGTAGCTGTTCAtctgtttgggtttgttttctgtctgtttctggtCCTTGTTTGTCTGACCACCGTTGTGTCTCTTTTGGGTAGTTCCAGGTTTTTTGTACAATTTAACTTGCATTTGAGTATTTTTACAGAGTCTGACTTTTACTTCAATAAAAGATCTATATGTGTCCtttaatatttctatatatttctattttagctgttgctgctgaatttaatttaatttaatttaatttaatttaatttaatttaatttaatttaatttaatttaatttaatttaatttaatttaatttgttctaaAATGCCATCAATGTGTTGAGATTCTTGTGAATGCAGATACTGTTGTACAAGGCTATGTGCATCTATGGATTCAAATAATATTCTTTATGTACTCTTACTGTATGCATTGCATGTATTTAGCTCACTGCTTACTCTAGAGTTGTATAGTATATACATAGTGGGAAGCATCTTTGCAAAACTCAGTTTATACTGCAGCTTTACAGTTTCATTTGTATGGTGAAGGAGTAGAAACCCAACATACAAGCATAAGCTACACTCAGTAAGACAGTTATATCAAGCGGCCCTTGGATTAGGTAAATGAAATCCTTATGCAATCATTATCATGATTGAAAACAAGTTGATGAACTTGTCCGGCAGAGAACATACTCTGTGGCCATGTATTTATCATGGGAGTGGTTCAAATTCCAGTTATGGCTCAACATTTTCTTACACTGTCaaatgaaaaacccaaatccTATTTCACTTGGTTTGTGGGAGATAATCGGTGTTAtgcaacagattaaaaaaaatgtgtttttaaagtagcCCGTAAACAAGTATGATTACCGCAGGTTGTAAATCGCACAGAGGTTTCATGGATCAGACCTTTACTAACACATACAGTTTGCTTTGTGTCATGGGTCACTTTCAAGGACAGTGCAGAATATGCACAGTTACAGACATTACAGGAATGACAGCTGCTACAGATGATATAAAAATGACAGACAAAATAACCATGAcatacagaacagaaaacagtgaaatacaATTGATGTCTTTTAGATTTGCGAATATCAGTCTTGAGCATTggtaaagagaaataaatacatgataTAGCAAATCTCAAATTAAGCAATTATAAGCATGACTATGCCCCAATCACCAACCAatcaaaacaggaagcagcCCTGGAGCCACATGCTGCCGTGCACAGGCAGGCTGTAAATAATGTGATTAACTCCAGATGTCAGGAACTAAAGTACAGTTTTAACTAAAGCAAGACAAAGTGAGGCTCTGTGtcaaaaaactgtttaaacacCTGAATTACTGGAATTTATATGTTATAGTACAGACAGGCTACATGTTGCCCAAATGAAGTTAAATGAAATCCCAGCAAttaatttacacaaacacaacaacaggtTGCTTTTGTAGTAACAGTTATACACATGGATGGATCACCAAATGGGCCTGCAGGCACAGTTCTGAGTCCatcaagtattttttttttttaccttcacaTATTCAAGTGTCAAATGAAACACGCCCCattagtaaaattaaaaaacagggAAACGCTAACATTTGgacttcaaaataaatgcacCAAATAAAGTGGAAGCGAGGCTGGTGGCGAGGagtagtttattttgaaaggggGCGAGAGGAAGAGGCCTTTCCCCTCATCGTGTGGCGCTTCACACTGCAGCCATCGATACTTGAAATAGTTCTCAATGGGGATGTCAGTCCGAGCAGGAGCCCTGGAGCCGGAGCACTTCACAGGAGGACGTTTCCCATGAATGGCACTCAGAGATCAGCTGTTTGTCGGTGGTAAAACATTTTGATGAACGGGCTTCACCGCagctgagcagctctctggaaACTGGGcgacatgtaaaaaaaaaaaaaaaaagcgggTGTGAGGTGAGAaacctctctttttctttttctttttttctttttctctttttctctttttctctttttgcttttttcttacTTTACAGAGGGTCCCAAGTCCAGGTTTATTCACTGATCATGTGCTGAAGTTTAAAGTTATTCTAACTTATTCCTGAGCTTTACTTGTCGGAGGAGCAAATTGATTTAAAGGACTCacgtttcttttcttttctagcTTTTTGAAGCTGTTATGTGCAAACAGCTTAACAAAGCTTCTCTCACATGCTGAGTGGTCGCAAACTCACTCCCGATGTTTGTTATGTAAAGCTGCAATaatagattatttatttatttttatgggGAACAAATCTTAATTCTGTAGTTccaattttattttgtgttgtgtacATTAAATTGGTGTTTTCAACTTTTGGTTTAATTAAACAAGCTTTAGAAGAGCTTTAGAAATTATGATTTCAATGATGTTGactttttgaaaatgtcaagCATCCGTTTCCCACTAAATTATAGAAAGTAGAAGAAGTTCTGGAAATACAGTTTGAACGTATTGTTAGTTGACTGGTCCTCAGCTGGGAGCAGTTCAAACAAAGACTGATATTCCCCTCTGGTTAAACAATGCAAAACTCAATTGTCCTCTTTTCGAACTCTGCAAATGTCTGGCAACCTGTCAGGTTTACAGTATCTGGTGATGCCTTGCAGGGCTGTAGTCAACACACGAGTCTAAACAGTGTACCCCACCTTCATATTTCATTAATTCAgcagttcacatactttccaGAGCGATGGTCGACATGACGTGTGAATGCAGCCGAGCCAGAGCTTTTTATGATGTGATTTCTTCTTTTGGGTGTTGCTGAAATTACTTAATGATGGTTTAAATGATGCTGTTTCCTCTATAAACAAGTCCAGGACTTGATCAGCTTGTTGTCATTAAACGTCTTATGAGAAAAATGACTAATTTCAATACATTCAATGCAAAGTACTGGAAATGCCCGccaatgtttgttttaagttattattattgctgtagAATATTTTCTCCACTCAGGTTGCTTTAACTCTCACATTTCACCCAAAACGCAGATATATAGTCGCTGTGGTGCTGACCTTGCGGCAGGGTCTGACCCCCAGGATTGAAACTGACATGAGTGTCTTTCACGGTTCTACAAAGGAGCAGTGCTGTTCCTCTAATTAATAAGATCAAATTACAAGCGTTTTAAAAACCCAGATGATGCTTGAAAGTCTGTCCGACACTCTCACTCCTCACTTTATTGTCCCCCAGCACCTGAAAGGCATTAGGGAAAGAACGAACGCCTGCTGAAGCACTGGTGATCTCGAAGCTCCTCGCGTTTCGCGGTGAAGTTTGTAATGTCATATCGTGCACTCTCCAGGGAATGTCTCAGCTTGTGCTGGGATGAGTGGTCCTGCGTCATCCAGACAACTCCTCAGACTGGGTCAGGAGGAGGCTGGGATTGTGCAAAGAGGTTACGTTGGTTTATTAAAGCAGCATGTGGTGGTTCGAGAGTGCTGCTGAATTGTGAAATGCGGAGCTGAATTTGAACAACAACTCTGCGAggtcttgtgttttctttttttcgtTTCTTTTGCAGTGCTGTGTCCAGTGTTGTGCAATAAGCTTGACTCGTTGGCTTCACTGTTTTAATGAATGGTTTCTTTCTCCGCGTAGATTTGCAAATCCCTGCGAGGAAAAGAGGTAAAAGGGCAACACTGAGGAGCCATCTGTAGTTGGTTAACAGACAGTTGCTGCATCCTGCAATGCCAGAAGAATCTAATAAGGACGCCATGAGGACGCCAGCGACCCCAGAGAAGGCCAGCAACAGTGTGCGTCCGGCCCCCACCGTGAAGGTGGTTAGCATCCCCCTGGTCAATGAAGTCCAACTCACTGCGGCCACTGGTGGGACAGAACTGTCCTGCTATCGCTGCATCATCCCGTTCGGCGTGGTGGTCCTCATCGCGGGCATCGTGGTCACTGCTGTGGCGTACAGCTTCAACTCCCACGGCTCCACCATCTCTTACTTCGGCCTGgtgctcctctctgctgggGTGGTGCTCTTAGCGTCCAGCGCTGTCTGCTGGAAGGTGAGaatggagaggaagaaggaaaggCGGCGGGAGAGCCAAACCGCCCTGGTGGCGAACCAGAGGAGTATTTTCTCATGAGCAACACAAATCCAAACTCCCATAGTGTGAAAACTGCCTGATGTTGAGGTGGTATGGAGCAGGAGAACCAGCTATGGGCAGATGTTGCCCAGCCCGCGTTGGATTTCTGACCAGTAAAAGCTTTGACTCTCAAAGGCCTGGAACTCTTAACACTTTGAAGACATGTTAAAGGATTTATTTGTCAAACAGACGTCGGGCATCTGGTGAGCTGGGAACGCTGCCAGAGGGAATGTATCACAATTAAGATGAATTACCACTGTGTGAGGCGATGTAAAGGAAGTCTCCCATTAATCTGCTCTCGGATGTGGCGGCTTCGATTGTAACGGGAGGGGACCGCGGTTTGAAAAGTCCAGGAAAAGAAGGGGAAACTGGAAAACCAAGGCCAATCACTCATGCCTCATTCACGTATGCTTCAACTTGCACATGTCTGTTTAGAATGACTTACTGCTCATTTCGCAGGAAACGATTGTGAAGTATGGTACTTACTATAAGGTTTCTGTTTAACATCTGCCAGTATATTCTGTTGAGCACGTCAGATTAGCGGGCGGATGATGTTACCCACAGAGGGAATATCTAACCTTAAATATGTATTCTCTTAAAGCACTGTGATCCTTCATAATCATCATATTCTGCATTAAACAacttattttaacaaatacaacaaaagtaGTATGACTTTTTAGAgagaatttgaatttgaaattgtCCACAGTGTTCTTTCATATtgtaaaaaacacatgtagcatATGTTTTGATGTAACTGTTTGCATGTATTACCTGTTAACAAGACGTCATGAGGTTTAATAAACTCATTAATGCTCGAACATGGACTGCTATTAAACAAGTCTCTTTATCAATACTGACCATACAGGCACATAAAATCAAATATGAGCAGACACAGAGTGTGAGCAGGGTATTTAACAATAGGAAGGTGCTCTCTGCTGGGCAAACTTTGTAATGGGGGCACTATTACTACAATTACTTGACTCATACCTCTGGTATTTTTGTACCAGCCAGCGTATGCATGTTGTATTCGGTGTTCCTAAAAGTGCGCCACACGT of Anabas testudineus chromosome 8, fAnaTes1.2, whole genome shotgun sequence contains these proteins:
- the tmem100a gene encoding transmembrane protein 100; this translates as MPEESNKDAMRTPATPEKASNSVRPAPTVKVVSIPLVNEVQLTAATGGTELSCYRCIIPFGVVVLIAGIVVTAVAYSFNSHGSTISYFGLVLLSAGVVLLASSAVCWKVRMERKKERRRESQTALVANQRSIFS